The following are from one region of the Sorghum bicolor cultivar BTx623 chromosome 2, Sorghum_bicolor_NCBIv3, whole genome shotgun sequence genome:
- the LOC110433149 gene encoding enoyl-[acyl-carrier-protein] reductase [NADH] 2, chloroplastic, with protein sequence MGAYATTGMQMMATRPCIPACRQMLGPTSALSAFGRAICTRTGFASSSKATSAGPLVSLNRKRVVVRAMSQRGAQGLPIDLTGKRAFIAGVADDNGYGWAISKALAAAGAEILVGTWVPALNIFETSLRRGKFDESRKLPDGSLMEIAKVYPLDAVYDTPEDVPEDVKANKRYAGASNWTVKEVAETVKNDFGSIDILVHSLANGPEVTKPLLETSRRGYLAAISASSYSYVSLLQHFLPIMNPGGASISLTYIASERIIPGYGGGMSSAKAALESDTRVLAYEAGRKGKIRVNTISAGPLGSRAAKAIGFIEKMIEYSYVNAPLQKELLADEVGNTAAFLASPLASAITGSTIYVDNGLNTMGLALDSPTLST encoded by the exons ATGGGAGCATATGCGACGACTGGTATGCAGATGATGGCAACGCGCCCTTGCATCCCAGCCTGCAGGCAAATGCTTGGGCCGACATCAGCACTGTCTGCATTTGGAAGGGCAATTTGTACCAGAACTGGTTTTGCTAGCTCTTCTAAAGCCACATCAGCAGGACCACTGGTTTCTTTAAATCGCAAGAGGGTTGTTGTGAGGGCAATGTCGCAGAGAGGTGCCCAAGGACTTCCCATTGATCTCACAG GTAAAAGAGCATTTATTGCTGGAGTTGCTGATGATAATGGTTATGGTTGGGCAATTTCTAAGGctcttgctgctgctggtgctgaGATTCTTGTCGGTACATGGGTGCCT GCGCTGAACATATTTGAGACAAGCTTGAGACGTGGAAAGTTTGATGAATCACGGAA GCTACCTGATGGATCTCTTATGGAAATTGCTAAAGTATATCCACTGGACGCAGTTTATGACACCCCTGAGGATGTTCCTGAAGAT GTTAAAGCAAACAAAAGATATGCTGGAGCTTCAAACTGGACTGTTAAG GAAGTTGCTGAGACTGTAAAGAATGATTTTGGTAGCATTGACATCCTTGTACACTCTCTTGCCAATGGTCCTGAG GTAACAAAACCACTGCTGGAGACATCAAGGAGAGGATACCTTGCTGCAATTTCAGCATCTAGTTATTCTTATGTTTCTTTACTTCAACACTTCCTTCCCATAATGAATCCAG GAGGTGCTAGTATCTCTTTAACTTACATAGCTTCTGAAAGGATAATTCCTGG ATATGGTGGTGGTATGAGTTCAGCCAAAGCAGCACTTGAGAGTGATACAAGA GTTCTTGCTTACGAAGCAGGTCGAAAAGGCAAAATCAGAGTGAACACAATATCAGCag GTCCATTGGGAAGCCGAGCAGCAAAAGCCATTGGATTTATCGAGAAGATGATAGAGTATTCTTATGTCAATGCACCACTCCAGAAGGAATTATTGGCAG ATGAAGTGGGGAACACGGCAGCATTCCTCGCGTCTCCTTTGGCATCAGCAATCACTGGTTCAACTATTTACGTTGACAATGGGCTCAACACAATGGGACTTGCACTTGACAGCCCTACTTTATCCACATGA